A region of the Melospiza melodia melodia isolate bMelMel2 chromosome 14, bMelMel2.pri, whole genome shotgun sequence genome:
AAGCACACAGCCATCCAGATGTCTATGGCCTTCACATAGGACACCTGTGAGTCAGAAAAAGAGACGGAAATGGGGTGGCCTCCTTACCCAAATGCATTTTTACTTGGTGTTTTACATGGCTGACATCTGTTCTTGGATACCAGAATCACACTCATTTAATGTCAATGTGTTATCAGGTCACTGAAACCCCTCACGGGCTCTTAAGTAGCAACAATTCCACAGCTTTTAATTTGTTCAGGCCTTGATTGTGATTGTTTATATGCAATGAAAACAGTAATCCACCATACCAGAAACCCTTCATAAAGGTAAAATCAGTACTGGTATAAAAGTAGGATGGTCAAGTGACTAAAAAGTTAAAATGTAGAGTGCACATCCATGTGTGGTTCTTGCAGGGGTTTGTAAGGTACAGAGCTCCTGGTTACTGGGAGTTGTGGTGAGTGCTGAATCTTAGGGGAAGTTTTGCTGCAAGTCATagagaatttaaatttttttcatgatgTGACTGGAATTTGCTGTTTGTCCTTACACAGGAATTgtgcaaaggcagcaggaggatCTGTGCAGGGATTTCCTTAGGTGCTGTCCCCAGAAGGGGCACgatttccctggtgtcccaaGGGGTCCCCTACCTTGGGCAGTGATGCTCGGGAGCCAGAGCTCTGCGTGGTCATGGTGAGCACGGTGGTGATCCCCAGCCCCACACGAGCAGGAGCAGCATCCATGTTGATCCAGAAGGAGATCCAGGACAGAATGACAATGAGAAGGCTGGGGATGTACATCTGGATCAGGTAATAGCCCATCTGCCTCTCCAGGTGGAAACGAGCTTCTATACAGGTGAACTTGCCTGAGGAGGATGGGAGATACAGGGGAGGTTATTGGGAAGGCACAGTGAGCCTCCTGTTCTCAGCCAGTGTCTGGGGATTTTCCTTTCCCTTGTGTTGCCTAAACCAGGGTCTTGTTAGGGGAGGAAATGAACAGCTGGGGactggcttcaaactgaaagagagaaggtttagattagatattaggaagaaattcttccctgtgagggtgaggaagccctggcacaggttgctcagagaagttgtcactgcccaatccctggaagtgttcaaggccacgttggacagggcttggagcaacctgggatagtgaaaagtgtccctacccatggcagggtgtTGGAGCAatatggtctttaaggtcccttccaagccaaaccattctaggattctatgaacATTAACATAGCAAAGAAAGCCCTTTTGTGGTATGTCCTATGTCACTTAAATGTCAAAGACTAAAGAAGGATTTAGGAGAGAAGATCCAAACCAAACACCCTTGAATTGATGCAGTTGTTACCTGTGACAAGAGGATTTTGCACATTTATGTCCATTAGCCTTTCATTTGCTGCATGTGTTTCCACATGTCTCTTATCTCTGTAAGTGTAGGACAAGGCCAGAGTGCCATCAGACAGAGCAAGAGACTGGTAAATGCATAATCCTGAACTCCTCTCCACTGAGCCCCTCAGTTAAGGGTTAACAGCACTGACCTGTGTTGTAGTGCTTCGTGCAGTATCTCAAGTCCTTTTCTTCTTTGAGGATAAACTGAGGCAGTGTCAGCCCATCAGCAACTTGCACTGCTCCTTTTTCTTGCCACTCAAATATGAGATCATTCATTGTGTAGCCAACTGTTGAGAGGAAGGGACAAATGTCACATGAATCACATTAAATACTGATCCGGAAAGGGGCAGTGTTGCAGAAGAGAGCTTGGAGGCAGGGGGCATCCTGGCCTTCCCTGACAGTGCTGTCATGAATGGGATTTGGGTTGAGGCAAAACTGCTTGTTCATGTGGGAagagccagggcagccacctccacTGGAGCTGCAATAGATTTTCTGCAATAAATaacattttttcctttaatttggcTTGCTGAACTGTTTTCTACTGTTTCCAACTCGACTGCTTTCTCTGGAAGGAGCTCATCGTCTTTCCCTCCTCTGGGATAAGCAACATGTACAAGTGGCAGATGTTCATCCAGAGAGAAAAAATCCCACTTGCAGCTGAAAGCACTTTCACCTCTCCTGCAGAGTGAAAGGCCAATGTAAACACGAGCAAGCCAGGGCTCCTCACATGGGATCTTGTGAGGTTTGGCTTCTCTAGCAAACGTCACATGGGCTGAATGAATGGAAAATCCCAAGCAGGAGGTTGTCCAGCAAGGCTCCAGTGaaggctgggctggggatgggctgcagctgggaaaggagagggcagggagagcagcagggaaaggaggCTGTCTCCTCTCTGAAACGTGCACAGGACTCACAGCTCTCCAGCTGCATGATGCACGTCTGGACGTCCATGGGGAAGTTCTTGAGGTCCATGGGGCAGGCCAGAGTCAGTGTGATCCTGAGGAGAGAGGAGAGCACAGGGCATGGCAaatggtggcactgctgggggcTCTTGGAAGGTTGCAGTTTATTGCAGCCCTGAGACAGGTAAAAAAATCTCTGTTTCAAAGAATGAGTCGGAGTTCTTAATTTCTTGGTCTcagagttgtttattgtatcttatctataaaaatttttctcctgccctgccgaggtccatccagcaggacaattccaggcactctgcctgcccctggggtggtgttatgtctttatactaaaaactatgtgtataATATTTACAgctactttccaatacctatcacctatgttagacagtgatcttctactctaaaccaatccaaaagtgccaccatcacagcagaagatggaggtagagaagaagaagaagaagaagaagaagaaaggctggacacacccaagtccctccatcttctCCCCAAAACCCcgattctaaaaaccccaaaatctactttttcacctagtgataattttattattacgctacttaaacttctgtggctttcaggtccTCATGCAAAGCAGGTAATTTTCTCCATgggtcacaatcaaacccacaggtgttctgggctgtgtgtcagggtctctgagccccctggtaGGGtcccagcaactctggacacccagagggatgcactgagttctgacagggggctgagctgggggaaTGACAGATCATCCATCTcttcctgcctgtgctctcactCTGGTGCTGGACAGCATCAGAAATGCTGAACATTTGGATCTGtgaccccattcccattctcGTTTCATTGCAGAGCTCCCTCACAAActgctctgctgcttttcctgttcTGCCTCAGGTTCACAACAGGCTGGGTGAGCAGAAAGCCCAAGACCACTCTCTGGAACCCCCAGAGGCATTTCTAGAGACTGGCACTGTTTGTAAATCTCTGAACAGAACATTTGTGTGTgataaaaaaaacaccaaaaagaaGTTTGATCAAGATCATATGTTTGTGTGTGTTGGGAAAGAAATACTTCAGTGGGATTTTCTGCAGGGAAAATGCCTTGTGCTAAGCCAATATGAACTCCTGCACCTTCCTGAATTCCTGCAGAGCCCTTGAGACCTCTATTTCTGTCTCCATTTTCCACTAGGTGCAGGCTGCACTTTCTGTGTTATATTGCTGTGCTGCTCTGTACCATGATCTGTGCTTAAAATGTTTGGTTGGTTCAACAAGCTGATACTAAATGATTTGCTCCAGATAGTTAGACTTGAGTTATTTGGTTTGATAATGTTGAAAATGCTGTTCCCTGAAGTGTTTAGGGTTTTCAGCTTTTTGCCTTGATGTAGAAATATCAGAGTTACCCAGGGGACAGAAATTGAATTTTTCTATCATCAGACCTACAAGAAATGTATCAGGATGGAAAGATACTTTAATTTAAAATCTTATGTTGTCAGAAATTCTCAGCTTGAGTTTGGAGACATGTTGGGACAGAAGATGTGACAAAGTCCACCTTGTAAATGCCTTGCCTGGAGTTTGATTATTGCTAGTAGTAGCAAAGAACCTGCTAGAAAATGGCACAAGAAAGACTATTTCTCCTTCTGGAAACTCTTTGAATTTACAGTGTGCTCTTTAATATTAATTTAcagtttctttttaattttcacaGGAAAATGTGCTTATAAAGAAACCTATATTTTCATTCAGAGATGAGTGAGATGGGAAAGTTGTTCTTTTAAACAAGAACTGAAATATTTTCAGGTTTTTGCCTTGAAAATGGTGGTTTTTCCATGCTGAGTCATTGCTCtgttggcagagcagccccagggctggggcaccctgtgcccctctgtgcccctgcagGAACAGGACTCTGTCTCCTGCTCACTGCCAAGCTGCTGCTGTTGGTTTTGCTCCCTGCCTGGTTTTTAACATGAAGAATTGTAGGATTTCCTCATTCAGCCAACACACACGGCAATTCTCTTGTTGTTTTGGCCATCAGGGATTGGGTCTTTGGGCTGGAGCCACCTTGGTGTTTGATGGAGGCCATCTACTTTGCAGCATTAAGCTGCTTATTTCCCATTTTACAGCTCCACACTGCTTTTCCTTCCCATTGCTGCcactgggagctgcagtgtgagatGGGGTGTGTGTCCCATGGGCAAATTTACATTATACATGAGGTGGAAAAGTCTTCAATACAGAGTTAAACTTTCCCAGTCTAAGCCCATGAAGTTTGATCTTAATTTCATTGATTTAAAATAAAGTTCGAATGAATGGAGTTGGAAGTGAAGGTGGGGGCTAAGGTTGATTTCCTGTGGAAAATTCAGTGCAATTAGTTCAATTTTCTGATGGATTCTTGGATCTAGCAATAAATGGATAACTGGGAACAACCAGGGTGAGACAAAGCCATGGGGCTGTACTTAGCATTTTCCatgattttcactttttttttggtcaggaAATGCTGCAGCTTTGAAAACAGAGTGTTCGTGAGCTTCTACTGGTTTTCACACAGCACAGCTGGTTTTAGGCTTGCACTAAGAGAAGATATCTGAAGTAATTTTACATTAGGGATGTTAAGGAATCTACTCTAAGCAGAAGTCCTTGAACTGAATGAGGTAAAGATGAATTCCATCCCAGACCAATCCTCTGTCTCAATATGCTTTAGCAGAGGTCCCTTTTAACCACATTGCTTCATCACTGCTAATTGAATGATCTCTCACCTTAAAACCCCCTGAATTTCCCTTTTCCACCAGCACGCCCAAAGGTTTGGGTGACCTTGGTGGAGTCAGCTCACCTGATGCTGTAGAGGACGTTGCCGTTCCGGGAGATCCTCAGCAGCTTGTTGTCCGTGGTGATCTCATGGAAATGGGCCCCTTTCTCGTTGGCAAAGAACAGGTCAGGCTTCCAGATGGAGTCCAGCATGGAGGGGTCCAGGTCCAGGGAGTCGTCGGGGTACTCGTTGTAGGCCAGCCGGGGGTCGTTCCACTGCTGCCGCAGGAAGATGTTCACCCTGTAAtcctgcacacagacacacagcagggctcagggcagcCTCAGGGTGCTGGCAGATGGGGAGCACACACTAAAACCATCCTAAAATGAGCCAGACCACGTCCAGGCCTATGGCTCCCAAGCTATGCCAAGTGGTTTTGGTATTATTCCTCAAGCAACTGTTATTAATTTTTAGCTTTGTAGCTTACAGCTATGGCATAGCATGAGCAGctgcctgtccctgcatccctctgcTACAGCAATTGTCAGCTGTGTGGGAAGGGCCAGGACCTCTCTGTCTGGACCCTGGGGCTGCAGAGAACAGGAGCAGTTGCAGAGAGCAGAATGGCCACTGTCAGCAGGAGGATGTTCCAGGGGAGTAAGTGGGGAAAGAAACTGAGACCAGCTTCCTTTCAGTGCTGAACTGTCCCATATCGTGACTATCTGTAGTTCACCCAGCACTGGGAAAGGAGAAGGCACAATGAGAGATATTGTCCATGAAAGAAAaattccctgtgtgtctgctaaTGCAAGGATAACTCAGATGAGCtgatgggagcagctgcccctggTTAGAGTTTATGAGCAGGAGAGGGATTTGCATGAAGTCTGCTCTCCTAATCCTGAGTGTTCTGGGTTTCCCCCCTCTAATGTCAAAATGCCATAAAGGCAACAGATTTTATAGGGTGACCATCTTCCTTAATTGAAGGTAGTCCCTCAGCACTATGCAAAATTATACTTGCTCCCTAACCACAAGTCTGACAGCTCCCCTAAGTTCCCAGGTCAAGGTTAGCTGCAGAGGCTGAGTTCAGACACTACTGGAAAATTAGGGGCAGTTTCTCTTCTCCCTGTCTGACCAACAGCTTCCCATGCTCCTTTTCTTCTGACTTTCACATAAGAAAGTGAGCCAACAAATTGAAATGGGTGGAGGATGTGCCAGCTATCAGGAGAGGGGCGAAAGCTCCACAACCATAAATTAATTGACATTTTCTAAGTATAGAGGCAGACTGCGTCTGACGAGCAGCATATAATAAGCCAATCCCACTGCCCAGGCCCAAATGAATAGTCCTTCTCATGATTAAGGGTTTATTTGCTGCCTTTCTAATATAAATGTACTTTGAAGACTTTTATTAGGACACAGTTAATGGAGGGTGTCTGATGTGCTTGCTGGTGTCTGATACCTGCTGCAGGCACCCGGTGAGAGGCTCCCCTccctctgccaccagctctgtTCTTTCCAGCTGGAGAACACAGAGCTCTGCAGTTGAAGGGTGCCTGTATAGGAGAGTTGCCTGCATAGCACAGATTTTCTCATGCTGCTGCCTCAAGAGCTCACTTGACCGTGAACCTACAACCTCTTGTCAACAAGGACACAACTCTTGTGGTGTCCAGGGCACTGGAGGGTTGGGGGAGGATGTTGCAGCAAGGTAGAAAAATCATCAAGAAAGGTTTCATAAAATCAAGCCTGCTCTCCTGGAATCAGTGGCTGGCCTTGTCAAAACCAGCACTTTGCAAGTTCTcatgtgaaagcaatcctggtGGGAGCAGTTTGTTAACATAATCTATTCCTGGGTAAAAACAACCTGTATAAACTGTTTGTACACCTttagatagaaaaatgaaaactatctctTATGAACAACTTTCCCTGCATGTACACACTGAGTTTGAGTGACCAATCAATACAGGATAACAACTTGTTACTAACCAATAAAAGTAATTAGCAAGAAAGCTCCTGACCAATTGGAGTTCCACACTGTCTGCAAAACTGTACAAAAAGGAGTTATTCAATAAAGAATAGCCTTTTTCCacatgaagaaaatggagtccCATGTGGTTTATTCCCATAAGAGGATTGTGTGGGGTGCTCTGTGTTTTGGACAAGGCGCTTCTAGCCAAGCACATGGTCTGGAGTCTGTTTCAGGCCACTTGGTGCCATCTGCACCCTCAGAGCACAGGAGCTGCTAATGACATTAATGATTGTGACAACAGCAAATGAACCAGCGACTTGACGCTAAAAGGAGCAGACCTCTGAACACAAAAAAGAGTTGCAACACTCTTCCCTTCTGCTGATATTCCAAGTGTCACCTTCACGAGTCCTAGTGCATTCCTCTGACTTAATTATTCATCTCTGTCGACCCTGGATAATGTGTCTGGAGGAAATGTGAatagctggggacagctggggaccagGGTCTCAGCACAAGCCTGGAAAAGGAAAGGAGCCATGAATtcccactttccacagcaggcagcagcttcCAGAGCTACCTGTATATTTTCAGTTCTCTCTTTTCTGTGCATCAAGATCTGCAGCCATTACAGTCAGGGGAAATCAATGTCACTGACCTAATAGGTAGAAAGCAAAAGGTTGTTTTGCTTATTCAGCTACAAATAAGCTGGATGCTAGCAGGTCAGCTCCAGTTTGGGACTTCTGTCATGTACAACACAAATTAAACTCATGTTTGGAAGAAACTTCAGTGGTTGCTGCCCAGAAGTGTGCTCAGCCGGATGGAGAGGTAGAAGGGGGGAGGGAATGGAGCCAAATTCCCTCCGACAGCCTGAGTTACTGCGGGTAAGCTTTGTTGATGGAGCAAATTCACTGCTTCAGCTCCAAAATTTGCTAAAAGAATAGGAAAGGGTGAGACAGAAAGTGCTGGGTGGTTTGTGCTGCCACCACAGCAACAGACCACAGGCAGAATGATATCCAGAGTCTTTGTAACCATGAAGAGCCACTTTAATTAAACAGTTGTGGGCCAAATGAAAATTAACTCTCACAGTGCGTGGGTGTGAGAAGGCCCCTCCTAATTCACCTCTAGAGTGACAGTGTCCTGTGCTCAGGTCCTGCTGGGAACAGTGCAGGGGCACCTTGGGAATGTGTGGAGGGAGAAACTGCACCATGTCCACCCCAGGGATGTGCAGCAGTGTGGGGAGTAACTCTGGATTGTTTTACTTTGTGTTCCTCCTTTGGAGACAAGTGTTGGCTGTGGGTATTTTTTGTTTTGGAATACAGAAAACAAGGCATTTACGTTGTGATATAAAAAGGGCAAGGACGAAGAAACACGAAACATGCACTGAATGTAATTCTCTGGCTTTGCCATTTCAGGGCATGAATATTTTACCTGTGTGTGCATTTATGCAGATCTTCCTACTCAGGGAGTTTACTCCACAGTCCTGGGCTGCTCACTGAGAGCGTGGTTTTCTCCCAGATGTCTTTGCCCTCATGTCATTGCACTGCAGCGTTGAAGGCTCTGAGCAGCCTTTTAGGTTCCTTGTGTCGAGCCTCATTTGAACATCGCTGTAAAACCAAGCTCTGTGACTGCaaactggacatggcactgccTGGGGAGCCCGCAGGAGGCATGGAGAGCAGTCAGGGTGTgtctgtgctgtgacacaggctAACAGAAGGGTTACAGTGCTCTGCACCGGCTGAGCATCCTCTGTCTGTCCTCAGCATTGCAGTCAGGCTGAGGGGGGATGAGCCAAGCAGCACTCATTCCTTGGCTACCTGGAGAGATGCAGCATTTCTCCTGCATGCTGTATAGGACATCTTAATTAGCATCTCTAACAAGTTCACAGTTATTCCTAAGTGATGGACAGCACTGGCCAATTTCTGATGTGAACTTTCAAGCAAAGAAAGATGTTTGACTGGGGCTGCaaacttggcaaaaaaaaaaaaaaaatagaagtaaaAATTTCTTTCTCCATATCCTTCTTATCCCTCACATTGCTCATTTGTGTGCCCATCACATCCAAGCATTGATTATCTTGTGCAGCCTGCTCCTCTGGCTGGCTGGGGAgaggggagcagcagctctgtgcagggaAGGCGTTCAGGAGCTTTGCAATTTGGCACAAAGGCATTTCACTCCCAAGAGGGAAATGACACAAGGCAGGAAGAGAATAACTGGAGTGATCAGAGTAGTTCAATTTGATAATGCTGAAATGAAATTCTGCTTGGTGACCTCGCAAGGAGACAAGGAAACAGAAGATCGTTTGAGACCTTCCCTTGCCAGATCCCAGAGCCTTGACATCTCTGCTGAAAgcagaggaggctgcaggcagagctgggcaggagggaaggagCCCCTCAGAACACTCCTTTGGTTTTCCCTCCTGACTCAGGGGCCCTGTCAGAGCAGCCTCTGCACTGAACAGTTCTGGGGAGAGATTTCCCCTTGGATAAATTTACATTTTGCTGGTAGAAAAATCAGGGTAGAGACTGATCTCCTTCAGAAGGGGATTCTGGGACCCCACCAGAGCATGAGGGGCTTTGTTAGCATTGAATTAGTTCTCTAGGATGGGAATGAACAAACACTTTGAAAGCAACCTGCCTTGTCAAGGAGCACTACAACAGACCGCAAGAACACCAAGAATCAGCCCTAGGAAGGTTTAATAGCCAAGTAGCCAATCTGAAACCAGTGTGAAGCCACACCTGGGCAAGGGAGGAGGAGTCTGTACCAGGGAAGGGCAGGCACCTGGGGAGGGGTGGGAGCAGTACCCTGGTGCTCAATAAGTGTGGGCATTTTTATGCTGGAACCCACACAAGGAAGGTTTTTCAAAGTCTTCCTCCAAAAAGTGGGGATTATATCTCTCTGAGCCAGCAGAACTGCTGGGATATGAGCTGTAGCCAACATCCAGGATTGCAAATGTAGGTATTTAGTACTGAAGTTTTGTGTCCTTGTATTTGAATTGCACAGTCCTATTTCATggcttctttttgttttgttcttttccccctcctttctCCATTAGTGCACAGACAAACTCCAATCATGGACAGCTGGAACACTGCAGGTCTAAACACTGAGATGGCAGCAGACTGTGAGTAGCTGTGAAAACCTTTTCATTTTGTGTTTTGTGACTTGTTAGGTGCTTATCATCTCTGTGGGACTGATGGTTGGGTTTAAGAATGACTGACTGCAGGACGTTTTGCTCAAAACCTAACTTTTGCTATGGTCTTTGTGCATTGGAACATATATTTTGCTGATTTTGGAGTGAGTGGGGCCAGTATTAAATGTGGGACCCAAGTTCTTCATCAGAATCCCTGCTGTACTGGGGTTTGTGAGTCTTGATTGAATTTCTTGgtctgctttgctttgttttcttgttGGGAATCTCGTGTGCAGATGTCTCTGAGCAAGCATTTAGCATTTGGACAGTTGcagcctccagctcctcctgtccccaggagatgctgggagctcagttgtggctgtgctgcagctggctggAAGGTCACATTTGCTTTGCTCTTTTCAGATGAGATAACTATGGCATGAAAGCAGCAAAAATGAATTTGCATATTTACACTGTGTCTGAgggaggctgtgctggctcttctgtgatttttctttcctttttggtCTCTTTGCTATGTGTGGGTCCTTTTTAAAAGGAGAGTCTGGAAAAGCTCATCCTGAGTCCAGATGCTAGCATTGCTAGGTGATGATACAAAAATGTATAAAAAGCCAATGGAAGGCCACAAAACTGCAGCTTACACTGGAAGAGTGAGCAAGGGCATCACTTAATTCCAAGTTTGCTGTTATAGCAGGGAATTTGTTAATGAAATGCTCAGATAATCCCATCAGTTGCCTCATGCCTCAAAGAAAAGCCAAAGATGGTGCAGTTTATTCACTTAAAACCCAAGACCTGTTCCCAAGGTGCTTCACTTCTGTTTATTTGGAATGAGGAATTTCTCCATTTGCTATAGGTTTCATAGTCTGGTATGGCTGGGGAGTTGTTTGTGCTTTTGAACAGCAAAAAGGGATTTAAGAGCTTGTGTTTAGGAGTTGTTTgttgttatataattataataattgcAGAGAGTGGCTGCACCTTGCACTTGTCCTTGGGGATCCCTCCTGTTGGATGCACAGTTGCAGCGATGCTTTGGGACAGGAGGGTCTGGCTGTTGGGATTAGAACTCTCCCTCCCTCTGGAGCACAACCGGGGATGTGTTCCCAGTGTGACCCCTCCttgtccccagagctccaggcaagTGGGGCCGGgtaccagctctgagctgcaatCCAACATAAATGTCCCATCAATTACGTGCACCACTCTGGAGGTTTTTATGTTGGGTCTCCAGCTCTGCAGGATGCTTAAAGGAGTTACTTCACTTCCCTTGCTCTAAATCAGCTGTGCCTTAGGAATGCAATTTGGTGGATGACTTTGCCTCTTAATTTTTGTTAAATTCCCCCTAACCCTGCAGCAGTTTTCAGATCTCCATTCATTGCCTTGTTCATTTTGAGCCTTtgtggggcaggcagcagctttcTGCCCACTCTGGGCAATTTGTGCCTTCTCTTGGCTGCAgctcattttctttccttctgggGTTTGTAGTCCCAGCTGTCTATATAAAATACctgttttttttctatttttctgtattttctcctcttcctctacCTTCCATGAGGCCTCAAGCCATAAGTGAGCACTCTCTAATGTCTCTAATCCACTGCATGGTGAGCTCATGGTCTACACTGATTTGTGATATTCAGGCAATGTGAACTTAGAAGGGAGCAGTGGTATATTCTATAGGAAGTATCAGCCCACTATGGAGATATTTTAAAGCCTCCTCTAAGTACGTGTGGGGTACCCATAAAACTTGTGATTTCTCCTGCAGGTAATAGTgtaataataatgaaatataaaGTGATGGAGCACTCAGACCTGAACCTGACCAGGCTTAGAGTGCCTAATGATGGGTGTTTAAAACATAATTTTCTGCCTCCTTTTGGCCAGTGAGGCAGCTGGGGGAGTTTTGCCATCATCAGTCCCAGGGGTCAGTGATAGGCTGTGGCTTTCTTTCTGGTAAAACACTGATTTGCCCCTCTCCATTTTCAAGCTGCCCCCCCTTCCTCTGATGTTTGACCACTTGTTTGAATTCAAAATGGTTTCAAGACAGGACAGTCTGttattcccaggagctgctggggagctgacCCTGCCTGTTTGTCCTGCTGCACCCTCAGACAGCAGGGAGGcactggcagctctgcagagcaaacCCCAGGTCCCCAGGACCTCTCCAGCTTGCTGACATCTCCTTTTCAGCCACTCCAGTACCTGTGTTCCTTGTGTTGGTGTTtacaagcagagctgctgctcccacacGAGAGCATTagctcaggctgtgctgctgtgtcagcCTGACATCTGGGCTGCCTTGTCAGAGCTGCTTTGGATATTTCCAGACAAAGCAATGTGCCCACAGGGTGTTCTCGGGCTCccgtggggatttttttttccatggaagaTTGCCTATGAAATGAGTGGCATCTGGAGATGATAGCGAGTCCCCGCAGCGTGTCTTGGAGGTGAACTGCGTCACCCTTGTGCCAGTCTGTGCTAATTTTATGGAGCATCCTGCTCACAGGGATCATGTGGCATCTTTGGCTGCTCCAGTGCATCTCTCAGTGTGGGACAGATGCACTGAAAAACGCTTCAGTGGAATGTGCTCTGAGCATTGCACAGATCCTTCGTGGGCTTGTCCTGCTCCCTTGCACTCTGGGTTGGTGTGCAGGAACAGCATTTATTGCCTGTAAGGCCAAAGGAGGTAACCCATAAAGAGTAAATTAGGAATAGATGTGCATTTCAGTGGCAgctcttcctcttttcctttctatACAAATGAATCCACACTACGCTCCCCACCTGTGAGCCCTGACAAATTCTGCAGTCAGGTAGGAAATCTGTTTCCTCGTGCTTGGACAGAATAACAGCTTTTGTTTTCTCCTCCACTAACACAACTGAACCATCCCAACCCAAATGTTTCCAGCAGAATGATGCAGTGTCAGAAGAGACTCAAAACCTGAGCTGTGGCTCTCCTTTGACAGTCTGTGCATGCCAAGTAATTTGTTCAATTCAAGGGGTGTGATCTCTATGCAAAGCCTAAAACTTCCTGCCTGAATGCACAGAATGCCTGAAGCTGGAGCTTGGCATTCTTCATTCAGCATCTTTCTAGAAAAAGAATTACCAGAGGGTAATTAAACACCATATTTCTGGATTATCTTTAATTAGCACAGCAGTAAGGCACAGTACCTCCAGAGTTTTCCTTTGCTGTTCACTGGTTATGTCACAACCAATCTCTAATAGT
Encoded here:
- the GLRA1 gene encoding glycine receptor subunit alpha-1 isoform X1 is translated as MCNVNALGVYVWETIVFFSLAASKEAEAAARSAPKPMSPSDFLDKLMGRTSGYDARIRPNFKGPPVNVSCNIFINSFGSIAETTMDYRVNIFLRQQWNDPRLAYNEYPDDSLDLDPSMLDSIWKPDLFFANEKGAHFHEITTDNKLLRISRNGNVLYSIRITLTLACPMDLKNFPMDVQTCIMQLESFGYTMNDLIFEWQEKGAVQVADGLTLPQFILKEEKDLRYCTKHYNTGKFTCIEARFHLERQMGYYLIQMYIPSLLIVILSWISFWINMDAAPARVGLGITTVLTMTTQSSGSRASLPKVSYVKAIDIWMAVCLLFVFSALLEYAAVNFVSRQHKELLRFRRKRRHHKSPMLNLFQEDEAGEGRFNFTAYGMGPACLQAKDGISVKGANNNNTANPVPPPSRSPEEMRKLFIQRAKKIDKISRIGFPMAFLIFNIFYWIIYKIVRREDVHNQ
- the GLRA1 gene encoding glycine receptor subunit alpha-1 isoform X2, with amino-acid sequence MCNVNALGVYVWETIVFFSLAASKEAEAAARSAPKPMSPSDFLDKLMGRTSGYDARIRPNFKGPPVNVSCNIFINSFGSIAETTMDYRVNIFLRQQWNDPRLAYNEYPDDSLDLDPSMLDSIWKPDLFFANEKGAHFHEITTDNKLLRISRNGNVLYSIRITLTLACPMDLKNFPMDVQTCIMQLESFGYTMNDLIFEWQEKGAVQVADGLTLPQFILKEEKDLRYCTKHYNTGKFTCIEARFHLERQMGYYLIQMYIPSLLIVILSWISFWINMDAAPARVGLGITTVLTMTTQSSGSRASLPKVSYVKAIDIWMAVCLLFVFSALLEYAAVNFVSRQHKELLRFRRKRRHHKEDEAGEGRFNFTAYGMGPACLQAKDGISVKGANNNNTANPVPPPSRSPEEMRKLFIQRAKKIDKISRIGFPMAFLIFNIFYWIIYKIVRREDVHNQ